From Oryzias melastigma strain HK-1 linkage group LG17, ASM292280v2, whole genome shotgun sequence:
NNNNNNNNNNNNNNNNNNNNNNNNNNNNNNNNNNNNNNNNNNNNNNNNNNNNNNNNNNNNNNNNNNNNNNNNNNNNNNNNNNNNNNNNNNNNNNNNNNNNNNNNNNNNNNNNNNNNNNNNNNNNNNNNNNNNNNNNNNNNNNNNNNNNNNNNNNNNNNNNNNNNNNNNNNNNNNNNNNNNNNNNNNNNNNNNNNNNNNNNNNNNNNNNNNNNNNNNNNNNNNNNNNNNNNNNNNNNNNNNNNNNNNNNNNNNNNNNNNNNNNNNNNNNNNNNNNNNNNNNNNNNNNNNNNNNNNNNNNNNNNNNNNNNNNNNNNNNNNNNNNNNNNNNNNNNNNNNNNNNNNNNNNNNNNNNNNNNNNNNNNNNNNNNNNNNNNNNNNNNNNNNNNNNNNNNNNNNNNNNNNNNNNNNNNNNNNNNNNNNNNNNNNNNNNNNNNNNNNNNNNNNNNNNNNNNNNNNNNNNNNNNNNNNNNNNNNNNNNNNNNNNNNNNNNNNNNNNNNNNNNNNNNNNNNNNNNNNNNNNNNNNNNNNNNNNNNNNNNNNNNNNNNNNNNNNNNNNNNNNNNNNNNNNNNNNNNNNNNNNNNNNNNNNNNNNNNNNNNNNNNNNNNNNNNNNNNNNNNNNNNNNNNNNNNNNNNNNNNNNNNNNNNNNNNNNNNNNNNNNNNNNNNNNNNNNNNNNNNNNNNNNNNNNNNNNNNNNNNNNNNNNNNNNNNNNNNNNNNNNNNNNNNNNNNNNNNNNNNNNNNNNNNNNNNNNNNNNNNNNNNNNNNNNNNNNNNNNNNNNNNNNNNNNNNNNNNNNNNNNNNNNNNNNNNNNNNNNNNNNNNNNNNNNNNNNNNNNNNNNNNNNNNNNNNNNNNNNNNNNNNNNNNNNNNNNNNNNNNNNNNNNNNNNNNNNNNNNNNNNNNNNNNNNNNNNNNNNNNNNNNNNNNNNNNNNNNNNNNNNNNNNNNNNNNNNNNNNNNNNNNNNNNNNNNNNNNNNNNNNNNNNNNNNNNNNNNNNNNNNNNNNNNNNNNNNNNNNNNNNNNNNNNNNNNNNNNNNNNNNNNNNNNNNNNNNNNNNNNNNNNNNNNNNNNNNNNNNNNNNNNNNNNNNNNNNNNNNNNNNNNNNNNNNNNNNNNNNNNNNNNNNNNNNNNNNNNNNNNNNNNNNNNNNNNNNNNNNNNNNNNNNNNNNNNNNNNNNNNNNNNNNNNNNNNNNNNNNNNNNNNNNNNNNNNNNNNNNNNNNNNNNNNNNNNNNNNNNNNNNNNNNNNNNNNNNNNNNNNNNNNNNNNNNNNNNNNNNNNNNNNNNNNNNNNNNNNNNNNNNNNNNNNNNNNNNNNNNNNNNNNNNNNNNNNNNNNNNNNNNNNNNNNNNNNNNNNNNNNNNNNNNNNNNNNNNNNNNNNNNNNNNNNNNNNNNNNNNNNNNNNNNNNNNNNNNNNNNNNNNNNNNNNNNNNNNNNNNNNNNNNNNNNNNNNNNNNNNNNNNNNNNNNNNNNNNNNNNNNNNNNNNNNNNNNNNNNNNNNNNNNNNNNNNNNNNNNNNNNNNNNNNNNNNNNNNNNNNNNNNNNNNNNNNNNNNNNNNNNNNNNNNNNNNNNNNNNNNNNNNNNNNNNNNNNNNNNNNNNNNNNNNNNNNNNNNNNNNNNNNNNNNNNNNNNNNNNNNNNNNNNNNNNNNNNNNNNNNNNNNNNNNNNNNNNNNNNNNNNNNNNNNNNNNNNNNNNNNNNNNNNNNNNNNNNNNNNNNNNNNNNNNNNNNNNNNNNNNNNNNNNNNNNNNNNNNNNNNNNNNNNNNNNNNNNNNNNNNNNNNNNNNNNNNNNNNNNNNNNNNNNNNNNNNNNNNNNNNNNNNNNNNNNNNNNNNNNNNNNNNNNNNNNNNNNNNNNNNNNNNNNNNNNNNNNNNNNNNNNNNNNNNNNNNNNNNNNNNNNNNNNNNNNNNNNNNNNNNNNNNNNNNNNNNNNNNNNNNNNNNNNNNNNNNNNNNNNNNNNNNNNNNNNNNNNNNNNNNNNNNNNNNNNNNNNNNNNNNNNNNNNNNNNNNNNNNNNNNNNNNNNNNNNNNNNNNNNNNNNNNNNNNNNNNNNNNNNNNNNNNNNNNNNNNNNNNNNNNNNNNNNNNNNNNNNNNNNNNNNNNNNNNNNNNNNNNNNNNNNNNNNNNNNNNNNNNNNNNNNNNNNNNNNNNNNNNNNNNNNNNNNNNNNNNNNNNNNNNNNNNNNNNNNNNNNNNNNNNNNNNNNNNNNNNNNNNNNNNNNNNNNNNNNNNNNNNNNNNNNNNNNNNNNNNNNNNNNNNNNNNNNNNNNNNNNNNNNNNNNNNNNNNNNNNNNNNNNNNNNNNNNNNNNNNNNNNNNNNNNNNNNNNNNNNNNNNNNNNNNNNNNNNNNNNNNNNNNNNNNNNNNNNNNNNNNNNNNNNNNNNNNNNNNNNNNNNNNNNNNNNNNNNNNNNNNNNNNNNNNNNNNNNNNNNNNNNNNNNNNNNNNNNNNNNGCTTTTCCACTCATTTTATCCCCTTTCTTACTCGCTAGCATGTTAGAGTTTTGCTGCACTTAGCTCAATTGTAAGCGCATGCGTAGTGACGCGTGTGTCACTGTGTGAGAAAATAGCAACAGAAAATGTACACATGTATGATTTACTGAATCCCTTACTGCGAAGCCTCTTGAAGTGAGCTTGTCTCCTGAAGTGTTCCGATGAAACGTGGTCTCTGAATGTGGAGCACACCAGAGCCAGTTTTAGGATGCCTGGATCTCCTTCAAAGAGGACAACTTCTTCAAGTATGTCCCTTAGGACACTTGCCGGTAGCTAAAACATATGAgatgacaataataaaaataaagaatttatgCTTTAAGTTACAGAAATATGAGGACTGAATATAAATTAAACTGAGTAGTGCTTTCATAATTACTATTTCATTACTGCCTTTCACTATAACAACTTATTCAGTTATGTCAAACTATGAAAGCCAACATGAAACAAGCAGATTACCTCTAGTAAAAAGCACCGGTCAGCCTCAACCTTGAATGAAAACATGATAATCAAATATCAAGACTATTACTGTGTAGCAGGTGAATATATTGGATATTTACAAGGTGTGGCTTTATTCTACATATGATGTCATTTTTGTCCCCTCTCACTTTTATGACTGGAGTTGCTGAACTTCTTCACCTTTGGGACTCAGAACATGGGCTGAGGAGTTCCCTGAAGGAGAAGGGATGCCTCTTCTGTCCAATGGGCGAATCGTTGTCCAtgcctttagaaaaataatacaagtttgAAAGAACTCTATAATCCTTCCCTCTATCATATGTTCAATAGCAGGGTTTCTATAGgaacctttaaaaacatttgcttaGCCTTCATGTCTTGCTTTAGCCAAAACTGTGAATAATACCAAATTTGAAAACtgactacactgtaaaaaaaattccgTTGTTTTTACGGAAAAAAACTGGCAGCTGTGGTTGCCagaacaaacatgtaaaaaatacatagatTATGTAAACAACTTTACAGACCAACTGTAAATATTacataatttattgttttaatttacgtaaaaaaacagtaatttaaatgttttttttggataaaaccTACAGATGAATTCTGTAATTGTGCTATGCTATAGTGTAATTGCAACAGCTATTTGTTGtagaaaatattgaattttaaggttaatttaactaatattataagttaaaagaacaacaaaaaacaatggtTTAACATTAAATAACCATTTTAATCACAGCAATCTGATGTTACCCAGTCGTatatgttttgttgttgttacagGATTATATGTTAAATTTATACAAAGTTCTGtaaagttgacatttttggtgtattttctacatttttactttGGCAACCactgctgccattttttttctgtaaaaacaacaggatttttttttcatggtcttTAAAATGCAATCACTACAACATACCCTTAATCTTGTGCTTAATTCTCGATTTGAAACCGAATATCATTTTTAGGAATtgtgaatataacatttaaTTCCAgcctccttggcttgtttacattaaaagtggagtcatctggaccccacaagtcagtgcgcttaacttttttttttttatctttgatttttgagtttcactaatgtccatggcagacataaaatcctgtccacctttgtcatggaagaaatcacacattaatatatggttggagtcatctggaccccaaagagagaggAGGGGTTAAATAGATTCCTAATGTTACCAATGGATTAAAGCATAGTTTTCTAATTTTGATGcaaatatttgcatgttttactCTTTGTTGAGGTCCAACTATTAAATCTGTTCAATAGCTTTGCTAAGGCCCAATAACAAAACAAGTAATGAAATTGTTATTCCATTTAAAACTATTTGCTGGCTGTGTAGCAACACTAAAACTGAAGAATCATTGAAATACAAAGATGTCTTTCCACAAATTTATTTAACTCAACCTTTGCCTTAAAACACATAGCAAATTTTGTAGATGGTAAACTGctataaaacaaccaaaaacagaaactgcacctaaaacaaatgtatattcaaatgattttcttttttggataacaaagaacaaaaaaaaacctgtggaTCCAATGATCTCACACTGTTTACATGTCTCGCCATTCGAAATCTGACAGTTCCTGGATCAAGGTCAGGACTCTTGGGTTCACGCTGAGACGAGACTTTGCTCTCTTCTCCACTTTGGTCCCCCTTTCCGGATTGATGGAGAAAAAGCATctttagaaagagaaaaaagaaatgttataaATGAGTAAGTCATCTGCAAGTCTTTACTAATATACATTTGATGAAACGTCTCAATTTATGTCTAgaattctaaaataataaatacgtTTTGGATAAACTGTTCCATTAATCAAGAGCAGGGATGCTCATTAACCCTTGGGCTATCCTagccatgtttacattaaaaaagaggtcatctggaccccacaagacagcgcgcactgaactttttttttttttttttttaacaagaatactttatcttcactggtgtctgtggcagacattcacacaccaatgcaggggggggggtcatctggGCTTCttatcatatattttaaaatcattgccGTCAGGGAATAATCATCCTCATTATGAAGCATTCCACCTGACTGTCATGGACAATGGCGAGGTGAACATCCTCTAATGCATACGTCACTGCACATGCATCTTCAACAACACTGAACACCCGATATGGGATCAACTGGCACATTTCAGAAAGCCTCTGCTGGCCGAGCCACACGTCAGGTCCGCAGCGGATGGCCAAGCAGTTCGGGTTCAAGGGATCTGAGCCCACTCAGGCAGTGTTTTCGTCCACAACCACATTCTTCTTAAGCCCTGCCCACGGACCAGGGGCCTGGCTGGGGCTGTAACTGCTAATAACCCTAATTTTGTCGACAGGCTTGAAGCCTATCACCGAAAAAGAACCTAGAACAGACCGCACAGTTGTCTGTACAGCATGCGCTGTGATGCTGTAGGCACGACAACTAAGAATGTATGAATCCAATTCAACAagttgtaaaaaacaaaagaacagatAAACTTTTTACTGTCATCTTAAATATTCGTCTATGGATTCATTTAATGCTAAATTATGGTctaatacacttaaaatatgtttttcacgATGAGTCTTGTGTATTTAAGCATATAaatattagggatgtcccgatcaggtttttttgggcccaatccgattctgagtcatttgattttatgtatctgccgataccgagtccagATCCGATACTtgtataagacatttaaaacatgaataaattgaagaaacagattagtgttgtcacttatttatttttcattagcattcttttatcattaaaaatttaaataaaacacttctgtgaagtagctttaataaacaggTAAAAATAGAGGagatataaactaggaaaaaatacaattttcttgttatacaagtgataattagtcatgtgataaagtttagtgactttagctttaacatctttagagctattgaacatttttgaccaaatgtgattcctgtcctcatttagaattcttaaaaataaattatgactttgttttagcataaaatttgatgagtgttcgtgaatagctgatatcattattagttttaatttattagttttatttatttagttatttttaggattatgtgcttattttttaagttcttaagacatcacacttttggttttattaccacagtagttaattttcttaactgttatttctctgtcagataaataaaacaggcatatcaaaggacagctcgggtcctaaggagttatatcacggcgctagcatgtagcagttagcagctgctgtgtagtcgtctgtctgcagcatgaagagcttcacattaaaaagaaaaaaaaatctgtctttttctgttggaatacctttgtGGGTTGTTGTTTGCGTTAAGACAAtggagacacttgctgtcagtttaaagtgtttttaaaagagttattgatcccagaagttagctttctagctagctttgtttacgttagccttctgtttgagctgctgctgttttctgctgcgttttctggtgatgacattttgtgatcatgacatgcagacttctagtggagtatttatccggaatggtaagatgaaatataaagctctgatcataatgagaatacaTGAAATATCCGATACTGATTAGACAAAGGAGTcagattccgatcgagtcctcAAACACGTTATCGGGCCcaatttccgatcacgtgatcggatcaggacatccctagtaAATATAAGAATTTCAAATTTATATATAGGTAGATCTTTTGGAACTTCTCTTAAAAGTAGCTTGCATGCTAATAGTGTGAGCCCCCTCTGTTCAAGGGCGatcaaaatctgtaaaattgtaattaaaagctaaaaagacAAACCTCTGTAAAAACTCCAAAGTTGATGCCAACTCTAGTGGGTAATGGATGTTGAAGTTGTAGTAGCTTGCAAACATCATGCATAGTGCAGAGATGAATGAAGTAATGTTGGCCTGCACAAGGTTTCGATCCAGACTCAGCATGAACTTTCCTGCAGAAAAGCAGGAACGCCCTGAAAATGAGGaaagagtagaaaaaaagacatgggagtaaaaacaaaaatggttagttcatatatttaaaaaaaaaaaacaagtctaccctatagttaaaaaaaataattaaaccaaTCAACTGCACaaggataaaaaatatatatatacatcagCCAACTTCCACTTTAAAGGTtcaccaaacactaaatcaactttttggcCTCTATGAATGGGGATTTAAAAGTCTTGACTGTTGGTCCCTgccaaatgtttgacaaataaaaaacaaaaaacttgccAATTCCTAAAATTAAATTCTAAAACTGTCTATGTGCTGCAGCCTACAGGATGAAACAAAGtattaaagttgaattttgtgattcaGATGaacgtgtctagttcaggttctggagaagagaagatggtatcttcacattgactgcagtcaaatgagccgccgttcacatttctgtggtcaaatcagcatcactggattttttgtgtgagtttcatccaatacttacggtagcaggactgagaacgctggaaaatctccaccagactccacggagcttcttgatgtgaccacggaaatgtgaacggcggctcatttgaccgcagttggaaaggatcgTAAATCAGTTAAAGTTCAGTCCACGAAGCTTTTCACTTCCTCATCCAAACTGACATCTAGCTCAAAACAATGATTtacactagcgagacacagagctaccataatcagacagggaggggtgtgtgtgtgtgtggctgtgaAGGAGCGGGTCCACTCAGCtcaaaaagccacgcccctaAGAGAATATTTTGTAGgctgaaaaatggctttttcagacatttaggttgtgggattttggttaaaaacttcataatcataatgaaaacatcactgacaatttttttttttttaaacaaagaaaattatcatagggggactttaaacataCTGCAGATGCAACCATTGCAAAAATAAGTCACAACTTTACAACTGAGTCACAGAACTGTTATCACTATCATAGATTAgcacatatataaaaaatgaaaatgaattacTTACCACATACTACAATGGTTGGTGTTAAATTCAGTTCATCTGCCTTCACTTCTTCTGGAAGGCACACATCATCCACATGGCAGAACATTGCTTCCTCCTTCTCATTAAAGTAGGACAGCAGAAGAAGCACCATCTCCATGACATCTGCAGAACAATCCCCTTGTTGACCCCGCATCACTTTGAACTTTAGTAAAGCTTGTTGGAATGTCTTGCTTTTCTTCACACACTCGGTATTGAAGTAGATCAGGAGACGCTTGCCCTTCAAGTCCAGATTTCTCAAGAAAGTTTGTTTCAGGTCAAGTCCAGTCAACTCCTTGAAATGGACTGCCATGCCTTGTTCTTCAAACCAAAATGGCCATTCATCCAGAAGGGATTTTATTGCTTTGCCATGATTTACTTCTTTACGTTGTGTGTAGAAGGTCATCTCCATTAGATGTTTCATCTCATCAGGATTTGCACCACACTCCTGCAAAAGTTTCTTTAACTTCTCTTTCTTCGCCAGTTGACTTTCAGTGGTCTCTCCAAGTGGCAGAAATTTGACATCCCATTTGGTGCATCCATAAGTGTCTTGGACTTCTGCGCGTTGTTCTGAAGAGACTTCATCGGTGTCAGACTCAATAAATGTCTTTcgttttcttatttttggtgTTGAAGATCGCTTCATGTTTTCAATCCTGTTTTGTAACTGTTTGACCAAAGAATGGTAGCCTGCTCCAATCACATCTCCTTCAATCACATCTTGCAAGGAACTGGGGTATTTTGCCACCATCTGTTTAGCAACTTCAGTAGAATTGCTTTTGCTAATGCGAGAGCTTTTGCGCATCATCTCATTAGCAACAATCCGAATCATCTCTCTTCTTAATCGAGGGTTTGGCCGTTTTCCTCTTTCGAGCAGCTGCATCAGTTCTTCTGGTAATTTGTCCCATGGTACCACAAAGGTTGTCACCCAATCTACCTCAGGACTCTGGCAGCTGTTGGAGGAGGTTGAGGAGGAACTTCCAGGTGAACGTGACATCATTGGTAGCACAGCTTCTGGTGCAGCAGGTGTGGAAAAGCTGCAATCTTCCAGAGTTTTACCTTAGGAAAAACATTGACATTACTGGAAAAGAAATAATGCTTTACAAAAAGTTTGATTCGCATGcccttttttgcttttgaaagtgttaggattatttttaaacatatttaacttACATTTCAGTTTCCAAGCCGCAAGAACTTTTCTGGCTTGAATTGGTCTCAGAACAGTTAATAAATCAGCTTCCTCAATAAACTGAAGGTCTTCATCAGTGTCCACCCCAAGAGACTGCAAATGTTCTTCTAAAATATCTTTTGACATCTCTGGAAGGTC
This genomic window contains:
- the LOC112151430 gene encoding uncharacterized protein LOC112151430 isoform X2; the encoded protein is MSGSKKTFLRTAVNEVLPDLPEMSKDILEEHLQSLGVDTDEDLQFIEEADLLTVLRPIQARKVLAAWKLKCKTLEDCSFSTPAAPEAVLPMMSRSPGSSSSTSSNSCQSPEVDWVTTFVVPWDKLPEELMQLLERGKRPNPRLRREMIRIVANEMMRKSSRISKSNSTEVAKQMVAKYPSSLQDVIEGDVIGAGYHSLVKQLQNRIENMKRSSTPKIRKRKTFIESDTDEVSSEQRAEVQDTYGCTKWDVKFLPLGETTESQLAKKEKLKKLLQECGANPDEMKHLMEMTFYTQRKEVNHGKAIKSLLDEWPFWFEEQGMAVHFKELTGLDLKQTFLRNLDLKGKRLLIYFNTECVKKSKTFQQALLKFKVMRGQQGDCSADVMEMVLLLLSYFNEKEEAMFCHVDDVCLPEEVKADELNLTPTIVVCGRSCFSAGKFMLSLDRNLVQANITSFISALCMMFARCFFSINPERGTKVEKRAKSRLSVNPRVLTLIQELSDFEWRDM
- the LOC112151430 gene encoding uncharacterized protein LOC112151430 isoform X1, with amino-acid sequence MSGSKKTFLRTAVNEVLPDLPEMSKDILEEHLQSLGVDTDEDLQFIEEADLLTVLRPIQARKVLAAWKLKCKTLEDCSFSTPAAPEAVLPMMSRSPGSSSSTSSNSCQSPEVDWVTTFVVPWDKLPEELMQLLERGKRPNPRLRREMIRIVANEMMRKSSRISKSNSTEVAKQMVAKYPSSLQDVIEGDVIGAGYHSLVKQLQNRIENMKRSSTPKIRKRKTFIESDTDEVSSEQRAEVQDTYGCTKWDVKFLPLGETTESQLAKKEKLKKLLQECGANPDEMKHLMEMTFYTQRKEVNHGKAIKSLLDEWPFWFEEQGMAVHFKELTGLDLKQTFLRNLDLKGKRLLIYFNTECVKKSKTFQQALLKFKVMRGQQGDCSADVMEMVLLLLSYFNEKEEAMFCHVDDVCLPEEVKADELNLTPTIVVCGRSCFSAGKFMLSLDRNLVQANITSFISALCMMFASYYNFNIHYPLELASTLEFLQRCFFSINPERGTKVEKRAKSRLSVNPRVLTLIQELSDFEWRDM